Part of the Acidimicrobiia bacterium genome is shown below.
GTGGTCTTCAACATGGCCCGCGGCCAGGGCGACTACTTCCAGGCCACCCGCGGCGGGGGCCACGGCGACTACCGCCACCTCGTGCTGGCCCCGGTCGACATCACCGAGGCCGTGGAGCTGACCCAGCTGGCGTTCCACCTCGCCGACCGGTGGCGCAACCCGGTGCTCGTCTACGGCGACTACCTCACCGCCCACGTCGAGGAGTCGGTCGCGGTCGACCGAATCGACTTCGGGCCGGTGCCGGCCAAGGATTGGGCGGTCGACGGCACCGCGAGCGGCAGCGGCCGGTCCCGGCTGCTCTCCCCCCTCGGCATCGCCAAGGTCGGCGCCGAGCCGGTCGGGATCGAGGCCCACCTGCGGGCGGTGACCGCCAAACTCGGCGAGGCCGAGCGCACCGAGGCCCGGGCCGAGACCGGGTTCCTCGACGACGCCGAGACCGTCGTCGTCGCCTTCGGCAGCCCGGCCCGGTTCGTGCGGGCCGTGGTGCGGGAGCTGCGCCGGGGCGGCGAGCGGGTCGGGTACGTCCGCCCGATCACGCTCTGGCCGTTCCCGACCGACGTCGTCGCCCACGCCGCCGACCACGCCCGCACCGTCGCCACCTTCGAGCTCAGCGCCGGGCAGATGATCGACGACGTGCGCCTCGCCGTGCTGGGCCGCGCCCCGGTCGTCGGGATCGGCGGGATCTCGACCGACGGCTCCGGGTTCGGGGTCGGCCGGCTCCTCGACGTCGACACGATCCGCGAGCGGATCCTGGCCGTGCACCGGGGCGGCCCCGACGCCGAGCTGCCGCCCCTGCCCGACAACGAGCGGACCCTCTGGTAAGGAGACGACGATGCCGACGATCGACACCTCGACGGCCCCCGAGGGCGCCCGCCAGGTCGGCGCGCTGAAGCCCGAGCTGCTGCTCACCGGCGAGCACAACCTGTGCCCGGGCTGCGGGGAGCCGCTCGCGCTCCGCTGCCTGCTCGACACCATCACGGAGCTCGACGTGACGAGCCGGACCATCGGCGTCGTCGGCATCGGCTGCTACACCGCGTTCTCGATGAGCATGGACGTCGACCTCGTCCAGGCCCTGCACGGGCGGGCACCGTCGGTCGCGACCGGGGTGAAGCGCATGCGGCCCGACGCGCTCGTGTTCACGCTGCAGGGCGACGGCGACATGGTGAACGAGGGGCTCCAGGAGGTGCTGCACACCGCCGCGCGCGGCGAGTCGGTCACGTGCGTGCTCTTGAACAACGGGGTCTTCGGCGAGACCGGCGGCCACATGACCGCAACCACGGTGCT
Proteins encoded:
- a CDS encoding thiamine pyrophosphate-dependent enzyme; its protein translation is MPTIDTSTAPEGARQVGALKPELLLTGEHNLCPGCGEPLALRCLLDTITELDVTSRTIGVVGIGCYTAFSMSMDVDLVQALHGRAPSVATGVKRMRPDALVFTLQGDGDMVNEGLQEVLHTAARGESVTCVLLNNGVFGETGGHMTATTVLGQRTKNTIDGRDAAYHGYPILIGDLIARLEGAAYVARGSVHNAGAVARTKKMVRRALEAQERSAGFTFVEVLTMCPTGWFVPTEAGPEYLHETLGEVHVMGELKVDGRVRTTEELRAENVARQREVEARLAAGGLDR